AAGTGTACCACCTGCGGAGGAAACAGAAAAGTGTGGAAGTCTCGCACCGCCATGACTGGAGGCATCATCCTACTGgttggaggtgagagagagagagggagagagggagggagggagagagggagagagagagagataggctatagagagagaggctatagagagagagaggctatagAGAGAGAGGCTATAGAGAGAtagggatagagatagagagagagatagagagagaagctATGTTAAAGGGGCTATAGAGAGCGATCAGAATAATCACCACAAACATTATCTTTTCTTCGGGTCCAGAGTTTTCCTTACATGGTCAAATGACTTGGTCATGAAAATCTCAGGGCCCTACTTTTTTTTAACATTCTTTCTAAGCTGGTCTGAGATCTGTGCTTATTATGTCACTTGGTCATTCTGGTCCCTAACAGGGGCTATATAGAGAGATCGAGAGAATCATCACAGGCATATACTGTATTTTTATTTATGTGTAGGCACTTCTTATTTAACATTACATGAAAAGATCTGTGTTAGAGGTCACTTGGTCATTCTGGTCCAGCGTCTGAGATCTTAGAGACTACTGTATGTAGGAGGTTTGACCCTCTATCTGGCCACCAGCTGCTCTCCCACTCATCTAAGCCTGACGAAGACCTTCGGTTCGAAACTTGCACAATACAAGTCACAATCATCTGCCCAGGTTCCCCTGGAGGTCACATAGGGAGAGAATGGGGCGTTTTTACTGACTCTGTGGCTATTACTCTgacactattccctatttagtgcattacttttgactagggcctatagagatctggtcaaaagtagtgcactatatagggaatagtgtgccatttgggatgctggttGTTACTGTTATATAAGAGGTCATTATTAACTGTCATCAGACAATGGCAGTAAAATCTAATGGTTAGGGTCTGttattcacaaagtgtctcagaatagaagtgctgatctaggatcagttctttATTttagattataattaatggacaggGGGGACTAGATCTTAGCTCATTTGAAGACTCTTATAGGTCAATGGCAGTAAACAGCTAATGACTGGAATTCAATAGCTAGCCTCCCATTGACTTCTTGAGTGTTTGGCTCCCCTCTCTCAAATACGTCTTTATGATGTCTCGATGTACTGATCTGTCTGTATCTGTTTGATCTTCTCATTCAGCTCTGTGTGCATTAGTGGCCTGCTCGTGGTTCGCTCACAATCTCATCCGGGCCTTCTATAACCCATATACTCCTGTCAACACCAAGTAAGTATCCCTACAAAATGCCTGAATGTATTGGCCTTTTCCCTTCTATTGAGTGATCTTATTTAAAAAAAGGTCCAATAAGCAGAAATTGTgccaccatttcctggtttctaaaattctaatagttcaccaAATTTCAGTTTGTGATAAAACAAACAACCCCTAGTGTAGTGCAGGAGTAGGTAGCCATGGTCCTCGTAGAATGCCGCATCCActtcatgttttttatttaactgacctggaagaccaggtgtgttgaatttaggcaatcactgaactgataaATTAACTCAGGTTGGGCAGGTGGGGTGCCTAGTTGGGACAAAGGGTTGCCCAACCCTGGgttagagaatcattgtaccatctgaaccactatgaaatatattttcaataaccaaaaatattgtattttcagatgtttgaatctgatgtacaaaaacaaaagtaaaagacacaaaaacgaaatgagaaaaaaatgaacgagaagcatagaaatagcgcacatagaagagatctaccacttcttagacttgctttcaatgcaaataacagatctataactatCATTTCTATGTGCAGTAATACCTTTCAAGCAAAGTTGGCTTGGTGCCGTCTTAAGTCTTTGAATATTGACTTAAAATAATGCAAGGCTGGAGAAAAAATGTGCACACCACATGACTTTCCAGGAGAATAATGTAAGAACACTGTTCTAGAACAACGTCTCACTCTTCTCTCCATTTCCCCAATAACAGGTTTGAGTTTGGGGCAGCCATCTTCATCGCCTGGGGGGGTTCTTTCCTGGACCTGCTGGGGGGAGCCATGCTGGCATCTTCCTGCCCCAGGAGTAAAAAGCCGGTGCCCAAATACCCTGTCATGAGTGGCGTGAGTGCTCGCTCACCATCCAGCAGCACCAAGGAGTACGTGTGAGCTAAATCATGCTGCCAGATTATAATGAGATTCATGAGGTTTTATAATGAGGTTTACagatatgccccccccccccccccccaccaggaCCGTTGTGATGTCTCTCACCCACTCCCAAAATTCCACAATTGTTTATGAGTGGGCCTCACAAATACACTATAATTGGTTATTGGATCCCCCTTATATTATGCCTTTGTGTAATATGAGAACATgcaccctaacacacacacacacttctcttaTTACAGCCAAGATGCAGCATCATGGCAAACACTCACCTCCCTGTAAGAAACACTGTCTACTTAAATGAACATTTCCATTGTAATTGAAGGTAGTCAATTAAACTTGTTGTGGTGCTAAGGTCCTACTCTTGGCATACTCATGGGACAGCTATGTATGTAAAATAGGAAACGGGACTAGCGCATCACCAATACTTTTACAATGGAGTTTTCTGTAGACATGACCGTCTCCAATTGTGTTCAATGTTCAAGCCAAATGGAACTTCACACTAGTTGTGAGTGACTGTACACGCTATGGTGAATCACCGGACAATTCACTATTGCAGTCCAAAAGGTAGGGGGCTTTTCATACAGGCCTGCAATCTACTCTGTCCCATTATAAAATCTCTCAGAACAGTCATTCTCAACAGGTGCATTATTACAAGAAGTGTTTGTTTTTATTATTGTACTacataatatacagtgcattcggaaagtattcagaccactttccATTATCCACATGTTGTTAGGTTACAGACTTTATCTAAAAtgtgtaaaatacattttttcctcatcaatctacacacaatgtcctataatggcaaagcaaaaacaggtttagaagtttttgcaaatgcattaaacataaaaaacagaaataccttatttacataactattcagacactgctatgagactcgaaattgagctcaggtgcatcctgtttccattgatcatccttgagatgtttctacaacttgattggagtccacctgtggtaaattcaattgattgcacatttatttattttatttatttatttcacctttatttaaccaggtaggcaaattgagaacacgttctcatttacaattgcgacctggccaagataaagcaaagcagttcgatacatacaacaacacatagttacacatggagtagaacaaacatacagtcaataatacagtgaaaaataagtctatatacaatgtgagcaagtgaggtgagataagggaggtgaaggcaaacaaaatatatataaaaataaataaaaatataaaaaggccatggtggcgaagtaaatacaatatagcaagtaaaaaaaaaacactggaatggttggtttgcagtggaagaaagtgcaaagtagagatagaaataatggggtgcaaaggagcaaaaataaataaatgaatacagtaggtaaagaggtagttgtttgggctaaattatagatgggctatgtacaggtgcagtaatctatgagctgctctgacagctggtgcttaaagctagtgagggagataagtgtttccagtttcagagatttttgtagttcgttccagtcattggcagcagagaactggaaggagaggcggccaaaggaagaattggttttgggggtgaccagagagatatacctgctggagcgcgtgctacaggtaggtgctgctatggtgaccagcgagctgagataaggggggactttacctagcagggtcttgtagatgacctggagccagtgggtttggcgacgagtatgaagcgagggccagccaacgagagtgtacaggtcgcagtggtgggtagtgtaaggggctttggtgacaaaacggatggcactgtgatagactgcatccaatttattgagtagggtattggaggctattttgtaaatgacatcaccgaagtcgaggattggtaggatggtcagttttacaagggtatgtttggcagcatgagtgaaggatgctttgttgcggaataggaagccaattctagatttaactttggattggagatgtttgatgtgagtctggaaggagagtttacagtctaaccagacacctaggtatttgtagttgtccacatattctaagtcaaagccgtctagagtagtgatgttggacaggcgggcaggtgcaggcagcgatcggttgaagagcatgcatttagttttacttgtatttaagagcaattggaggccacggaaggagagttgtatggcattgaagctcgcctggagggttgttaacacagtgtcaaaagaagggccagaagtatacagaatagtgtcgtctgcgtagaggtggatcagagactcaccagcagcaagagcgacatcattgatgtatacagagaagagagtcggtccaagaattgaaccctgtggcacccccatagagactgccagaggcccggacaacagaccctccgatttgacacactgaactcgatcagagaagtagttggtgaaccaggcgaggcaatcattagagaaaccaaggctgtctagtctgccgatgaggatgtggtgattgacagagtcaaaagccttggccaggtcaatgaatacggctgcacagtattgtttcctatcgatggcggttaagatatcgtttatgaccttgagcgtggctgaggtgcacccatgaccagctctgaaaccagattgcatagcggagaaggtatggtgggattcgaaatggtcggtaatctgtttgttaacttggctttcgaagaccttagaaaggcagggtaggatagatatgggtctgtagctgtttgggtcaagagtgtccccccctttgaagagggggataaccgcagctgctttccaatctttgggaatctcagacgacacgaaagagaggttgaaaaggctagtaataggggtggcaacaatttcagcagatagttttagaaagaaagggtccagattatctagcccggctgatttgtaagggtccagattttgcagctctttcagaacatcagctgactgtatttgggagaaagagaaatggggaaggcttgggcgaattgctgtggggggtgcagtgctgttgaccggggtaggggtagccaggtggaaagcatgaccagccgtagaaaaatgcttattgaaattctcaattatagtggatttgtcggtggtgacagtgtttcctatcttcagtgcagttggaagctgggaggaggtgttcttattctccatggactttacagtgtcccagaacttttttgagtttgtgttgcaggaagcaaatttctgcttgaaaaagctagccttggcttttctaactgcctgtgtatattggttcctagtttccctgaaaagttgcatatcacgggggctgttcgatgctaatgcagaacgccataggatgtttttctgttggttaagggcagtcaggtcaggagagaaccaagggctatatctgttcctggttctaaatttcttgaatggggcatgcttattcaagatggtgaggaaggcatttttaaaaaatatccaggcatcctctactgacgggatgagatcaatatccttccaggataccccggccaggtcgattagaaaggcctgctcgctgaagtgtttcagggagcgtttgacagtgatgagtggaggtcgtttgaccgctgacccattacggatgcaggcaatgaggcagtgatcgctgagatcttggttgaaaacagcagaggtgtatttggagggcaagttggttaggatgatatctatgagggtacccgtgtttacggaattgg
The sequence above is drawn from the Salvelinus namaycush isolate Seneca chromosome 36, SaNama_1.0, whole genome shotgun sequence genome and encodes:
- the cldn7a gene encoding claudin-7-A, which produces MANSGIQLLGFALSLVGVIALIVGTILPQWKMSAYIGDNIITAVAMYQGLWMSCAFQSTGQLQCKIYDSILQLDGALQATRALIIVGIIVSIAGLGVATMGMKCTTCGGNRKVWKSRTAMTGGIILLVGALCALVACSWFAHNLIRAFYNPYTPVNTKFEFGAAIFIAWGGSFLDLLGGAMLASSCPRSKKPVPKYPVMSGVSARSPSSSTKEYV